CATTTACATGGGATACCCATCTGACGTTGCCAAGAATGTGCAAGAATCCACAGCATTTCATCTGGAGTTTTGTTGGCTTGAATCGCCTGGCAAGAGACAGAGACTTATCCGCACTTACGATGTAGAGGGCCTTGCTGTTTCATCCACATATTTCATCGAGACCAAAGTCTAAGTTGTTTCTCCTGATTCAAAAAGAGCTACGTCAGGCAACATATTTTGCTCCTGGatatatcatttttttcctGGGTACAATTACCATTATAGTATCAATTGTGTCTTTCTTTCTATAGAAGATCCAACGGAATATAGAATAATTGTGTCACGTTATTATTTGATTGATGCTAATACATGTTCCacaaaatgtatatataattccCCCGGCAACctgaaattaatttttgagtTACCTTTCTCACTAGACTAGATGCTTACCTTGtgttaagaaaattcgacaatatatatgtacatacaCAATTATTTATACgaaaattcaattgaaatcCTTTTACACTATCATGGTGTCAGCACTACTTTAGTTTACATCAAGTTTAACCTACtacaataaattttttattttacactaaaaaagaatattctctttatatttttttctctcttcaatattatattattatttttatttcatttatattattttataaaacaaattctttctaaaatattcaccatatataatttatattattttttatttcatttacactgttgaatatttattattttcggTTATTTTAAAGTACACCATATTATTTgtctaataatttattatatttatatttttttatttttgtgaagGTTAATTGTAGTTATatccaattataatttatagtacaattaacataaattttatttttaaaaaagtcatatatagaaaaattaatttataaaaatctaacttttagatctaaaattaatattataagaatatcacataaaaaataattaagtatacaagagattaaaataaaaatatacaatttatataatgttaaattaaacattttgtataataaaataatatattaaaatattcaaaaataatttggtGTGATGAATAGTGTCACACCAAATTTAGTATGACACTATTCACCcactaaaataatataaaatttgatgttaaattaaagttctaaaacaccaaattttacctcaaaataaaatttgatgtaAAAATTGGTGGTTTTAAGATTACGTAGGCTCCTCCCTTTGAGTCATGACTCATGACACTGTTCACTGAGCTTAAAAGATTGCACTCTATATTTCATCATTGGGTTATATCAGAATGCGAAAGACTTGACCTTTACTAAATTTGCCACTTGCCtcttgtcaaaaaaaaaagaaggccTTGTTGAGTTATTGTATTAGCTAGAGGACAAAAAATGGCTTTATTTGTGAGGAATTGCAagtagcttttttttttttttggtaattgcAAGTAGCTTGCACCTTATGAGATGCTCTTTTTTTGCTTGGTATTCGGAGTATTTGAAATtctgattaaatttgaattatttattataatacttATTTAGTGGTGATATTTttagtagtattttttttatatttagaattcaaattcGATATTTATAATTAAGGGTGAAACAATTCTATCATTGTACTACAATTCATGGTACCTTATGAGATGCTTATACAGTTGCCCTAGACCAGATGTTACGTTATGAGCGACGTATAGCCGACATATTttccccttctttttttttttgtttccaaaATTTTCAGATAATTATTTGAACTAACAATACATATTAGATAAAaagtactccctccgttttaaaataattaatatttttatcttttgatttaatttaaaataaaaggtaTTTCACAAGgcaagtaaataaaaatacccCTCCTTACTTTCTGAGAGAAGTTATTTTTCTACAGATTGTGTCCAACTATAAAAAACCACTTTTATGAAAACAGAGGCACCACTCTTATGTTCAAGTGGCAGCTAGTAGGTGTTACCATTCATTGTATATCCAGAGTTGTACATGTGTGTAGTACTTTTCATTTGGACCCCCTTTTTCCACTAGCCTGACatctttatctatttatttgGCAACTTGGACATAAACTATTCCTCTACTTCTGATATGAACAATCAATTGGCTGGCTCAAGGAATCGTTTCGTGCGatatatataatttcatatttgtTGTAGATATTAGATAGTCTTTCAATTatttatatcattatttttaatatattattttgtatacataatgaaataactaacttattttgaaatactttatttttgaataattaattttgaaataacttaTTCCCAATCAAAAGATCCTAATTTATTGTTTTGGGTTTCAAATTTAAATAGATTAAATTTTGGGGAAGTTCACTAATATTGTATCATTTATATAGCATTTCAAAGATCTTAAGTAATTTGACGTGTTTTATTATTGGGCAGTACAAATTGAAATCATATTAGTTAAATCCACCAATAGTTTtacttttttctcattttgaggaaagatgaaaaataagttAGTTGTGTTATCCTTATATGATTAATGTTATTAAATAATCCTCTCAATTCGATCTAGTACTTTTTGAAAAACAGTTttgttgaaaaaataattacaaagttTTTCTGAAAAGTTTAAAAATGTGACCTAGAAATCTTTTACAAGaatttaagtaaaaaaataaccaaaaaaagtAGCAAAGAGAGCctaaagagtaaattaagatAATTTAACCAGCTCTCTCTTCGTTTTTAGTTTGTGTAaccttatttttatttgatctgttttaaaaaaagaatcatttttttgtaaattagaaaataatttaaatttggaccttttattttacttaataaAAAGCTTTACACAATACAcaatattatgaaaaaaaaggagaaaataaattaaaagagaCAAATTGCAAAGAATGCGCATAGCTATGCGGGAAAAAAGTGTAAGCTGGGCGGAACAGAGCTAAGAGCCTGTTTCGATGGACTTATAACTTCATAAATTGacgttttatttatttttattattttaattgaaaagcaagtgtttttaattttttttataattttccaaACACTATTAATTTGATTATAAAATAGCAAAATAAGGCATTCCAAACAGCACATTTTTGTGTCGAACAAACCCAATCCAAATTTGTAACGCCCCGTAACTAACAAAACTTAAATTTCAATAACTATTGAGGAGTGACGAGTGCAGCCCCCCATCAATTCATATACTCTTaccaatatatatacacatgagAATTAACAGGAAAAGCAAGTCGAAAATGCTATACTAATCCATCTTGTTTTTCTGTTAACACaaacaagaagaagagtgaaaatgGGGGAAACAGGGGAAGCTTCAGCAGTATCATTTCCATCTTTGACAATTCCACCACGCCCCTCATTCGAATCCTTTTTTAACATGTCTTCTTTCAGCCCAGGTCCAATGTCCCTTGTTTCCAGTTTCTTGTCCGAACAAAGCCCTGATTCTGCAAATTGCCCTTCTTCCTCCCAGCTTTTTCACGGAGACGAATATTCTGGAGATCCTCCAGGGTGTCAAAAAACATCTGGGTATAAGCAAAATCGCCCCGTGAATCTGGTGTTGGCTCAATCTCCTTTGTTCATGATTCCCTCTGGTTTCAGTCCTTCTGTATTCCTTAATTCTCCTGCTCCACTTCAGGTATATACTCTTCATTTCACTTGCAATAATATATCAATAATATCCAAAGACTTTTTCTTCTAGTTATGGGTTAATTCGGTAAAATTTAGTAATCTTGTAGAGTCAGTAGAGGCGGAGCCAGTATTGCAGTTATGGGTTCAGTAAAATTCAGTAATTTTGGTTCAAATTTTGTATTTGTGTTAAAAATTTATCTAATAGAAATACATGGGGAGAGTGGGATGAATGCAACAGACCTTATCCCTAcgtagagagactgtttctgTGTTAGTTAAACTAAAAGTCATCTAAATTACATATGGCATCATGTGGTGGTTACTTATGGTGTTTTCAATTTGATTGCAGAGtccctttggaatgtcacaccaGCAGGCTCTAGCACATGTTACAGCACAGGCTGAATTTTCTACTTCATTCATGCAAATGCAAATGCAAGCCGAAGATCAGTGTTCCTCTCTTGTAGCTTCAGCAGAAGCATTAGGAAATGAGTTGTCAACTGATTTAAAGGAATCTTATTTGCAGATGAAGGAGTGTTTGCGAACTAGTTTGGATAACAAACCATCAGACAAGCAGTGTAACCAATTTGAACTGCCAGAGATTTCTCAATCTGAGAACAAGACATCCTTTGGTGTTTACGATAAGCCAGCTTGTGATGGTTATAAATGGAGAAAATATGGCCAGAAAAAAGTTAAGGCTAGTGAATGCCCTCGGAGCTACTATAGGTGCTCACATCTCAAATGTCTAGTGAAGAAGAAGGTTGAGCGATCCGTTGATGGTCACATAACTGAGATCACATATAATGGTTGGCATAACCATGCTCAACCAACCAAACGAAGAAAAAATGGTTCTGCTTTGGATAGTACAGACTGCTCTGGAGTTCGACCAGACATTAGTACACATGATTGGACAGTAATGAATAGCTCGGACGGGTCTTCTCCTTCTTGTTCTGACCAGGTTCCGACCCAAATGGCATCTGAGCTTCTTGTGAAAAGAGAATGTGATGAAATCATAAGCAATTTGATAGAAGTAGATGAGGGGCATGATGAACCAGATGCAAAGAGAATGTGAGTCCTCCTTTCATGAGTAAAGAATGCCCCATCCTTCTTTTGTAAAGCAAGAAGAAAAATTGTAGAGCAACAAAAGTATGTTTCTAATTCAATTACTATGTCACAGGAAGACGGCAATTGAGACTGTAGCTTCATCACATGTCACAGTAGCTGAATCCAAGATTGTTCTGCAGACCACAAGTGAAGTTGATTTCTTAGATGATGGGTACAAATGGCGAAAATATGGGCAGAAGGTGGTAAAGGGGACTCAGCATCCAAGGTACCTGTATAGTCTACATATCTTCTGActgcacaatttttttttttcaatttaatgtTAGATTGCTGTTCTGCACGCTTATGCATCCAAACTTGATATACAGGAGTTACTATCGGTGCACATATCCTGGATGCAATGTTCGCAAACAAGTCGAGAGGGCTTCAACTGATCCAAAAGCTGTCATAACAACGTATGAAGGCAAGCATAATCATGGTATTCCTACTGTTATTAGGAATAGAGGAACGAGGAATAAATAGAGCCAAATGTCACGGTcaacaaaaatattttggtTTTTGAAAACAACAATGAAATACCCTTGTGTGGAAGGATTGCAGCATAAACAGCATTACCAAAAGTAAAAGGGTGGAAGGATGCTGTTTGAGCTTCTTACTTCTGTACAAAAAGCTGATTGTAAGATCTATCCTCACATGCTTGGTCCCATGAATTTGTAAATTCTTCTTCTAGTTTCTAACATGTCTAATAAAGCAAAGAAGGGTGTAATAGTTTGTCCTTGTCATTGAAGCTTCCTGGGCC
The sequence above is a segment of the Solanum dulcamara chromosome 11, daSolDulc1.2, whole genome shotgun sequence genome. Coding sequences within it:
- the LOC129872841 gene encoding probable WRKY transcription factor 3, coding for MGETGEASAVSFPSLTIPPRPSFESFFNMSSFSPGPMSLVSSFLSEQSPDSANCPSSSQLFHGDEYSGDPPGCQKTSGYKQNRPVNLVLAQSPLFMIPSGFSPSVFLNSPAPLQSPFGMSHQQALAHVTAQAEFSTSFMQMQMQAEDQCSSLVASAEALGNELSTDLKESYLQMKECLRTSLDNKPSDKQCNQFELPEISQSENKTSFGVYDKPACDGYKWRKYGQKKVKASECPRSYYRCSHLKCLVKKKVERSVDGHITEITYNGWHNHAQPTKRRKNGSALDSTDCSGVRPDISTHDWTVMNSSDGSSPSCSDQVPTQMASELLVKRECDEIISNLIEVDEGHDEPDAKRMKTAIETVASSHVTVAESKIVLQTTSEVDFLDDGYKWRKYGQKVVKGTQHPRSYYRCTYPGCNVRKQVERASTDPKAVITTYEGKHNHGIPTVIRNRGTRNK